From a region of the Desulfovibrio sp. genome:
- a CDS encoding AMP-binding protein, with product MEEKVRERQAQFELREWTLGQVLDHTVARYPDNEALVYPDRNYRQTWSEFGALVDDFAKGLMALGVQKGEKVAVWATNVPYWVALQFATAKIGAVLITVNTNYREHELRYLLTHSECENIFLIDSVRDHDYLDTLYRIAPELRLQSRDRLVCKSLPHLKRVCFLGAEKHRGMYSVPEILSLSVMVDDEEYAARQAQLHPWDVINMQYTSGTTGFPRGVMLTHVGVGLNGYWIGRHQNFSPNDRVCLPVPLFHCFGCVLGVSAAVNHGATMVILESFNALKVLAALDSERCTAVYGVPTMFLAELEHPLFKRFDLSNMRTGIMAGSVCPEPLMRRVVDDMNMKEITICYGLTEGSPVMTQSDIHDPLPLRCETVGCAMPGIEVRVGDPETCEELPRGEVGEILCRGYNVMKGYYNMPVDTAKAISPDGWLHSGDLGVMDENGYLRVTGRIKDMIIRGGENIYPREVEEFLLGMPGVLDVQVVAVPSRKYGEEVGAFIIPRPGVEILPEDVRDFCRGKVSWFKIPKYIKTVTGFPLTASGKIQKFKLREMAGELWPEAMDR from the coding sequence ATGGAAGAAAAAGTTCGCGAGCGTCAGGCGCAGTTTGAACTGCGCGAATGGACATTGGGGCAGGTGCTCGACCACACTGTGGCGCGTTACCCTGACAATGAGGCACTGGTTTACCCTGACCGCAACTATCGCCAGACCTGGAGCGAATTTGGCGCTCTGGTGGACGATTTCGCCAAGGGGCTCATGGCGCTTGGCGTGCAGAAGGGCGAAAAGGTGGCGGTGTGGGCCACCAACGTGCCGTACTGGGTGGCCCTGCAGTTTGCCACCGCAAAAATCGGCGCTGTGCTTATTACGGTAAACACCAACTACCGCGAGCACGAACTGCGCTATCTGCTCACGCACTCCGAGTGTGAAAATATTTTTCTCATCGACAGCGTGCGTGACCACGACTACCTCGACACCCTGTACCGCATTGCGCCAGAGCTGCGCCTGCAGTCGCGCGACAGGCTGGTGTGCAAAAGCCTGCCGCACCTCAAGCGCGTATGTTTTCTGGGGGCTGAAAAGCACCGGGGCATGTATTCCGTGCCCGAAATTCTCTCGCTCTCCGTCATGGTGGACGATGAGGAATACGCGGCCCGTCAGGCCCAGCTGCACCCGTGGGATGTCATCAACATGCAGTATACGTCGGGAACCACCGGCTTTCCGCGCGGCGTCATGCTGACCCATGTGGGCGTTGGTCTCAACGGTTACTGGATTGGCCGCCACCAGAATTTCAGCCCCAACGACCGAGTGTGCCTGCCCGTGCCGCTGTTCCACTGCTTTGGCTGCGTGCTGGGCGTTTCGGCCGCCGTCAACCACGGTGCCACCATGGTTATTCTTGAATCGTTCAACGCCCTCAAGGTGCTGGCGGCGCTCGACAGTGAGCGCTGCACCGCCGTATACGGCGTGCCCACCATGTTTCTGGCCGAGCTGGAGCACCCGCTGTTCAAGCGCTTCGATCTGTCGAACATGCGCACGGGCATCATGGCGGGTTCGGTATGCCCCGAGCCGCTCATGCGCCGCGTGGTGGACGACATGAACATGAAGGAAATAACCATCTGCTACGGCCTTACCGAAGGGTCGCCGGTGATGACCCAGTCGGACATCCACGATCCGCTGCCGTTGCGCTGCGAAACCGTGGGTTGCGCTATGCCCGGCATTGAAGTGCGCGTGGGCGATCCCGAAACCTGCGAGGAACTGCCGCGCGGCGAAGTGGGCGAGATTCTGTGCCGTGGCTACAACGTGATGAAGGGCTATTATAACATGCCCGTAGACACGGCCAAGGCCATTAGCCCCGACGGATGGCTGCACTCCGGCGACCTCGGGGTGATGGACGAAAACGGCTACCTGCGGGTGACCGGGCGCATCAAGGATATGATTATTCGTGGTGGCGAAAACATCTACCCCCGCGAAGTGGAAGAATTCCTGCTGGGTATGCCCGGCGTCCTGGACGTGCAGGTGGTGGCTGTGCCCAGCCGCAAGTACGGAGAGGAAGTGGGCGCGTTTATCATTCCCCGTCCCGGTGTGGAAATTTTGCCCGAAGACGTGCGCGACTTTTGCCGTGGCAAGGTTTCGTGGTTCAAAATTCCCAAATACATCAAGACGGTAACGGGCTTTCCGCTTACAGCCAGTGGCAAGATCCAGAAGTTCAAGCTGCGCGAAATGGCGGGCGAACTCTGGCCAGAAGCCATGGACCGCTAG
- the sppA gene encoding signal peptide peptidase SppA — protein MSNQDFSLNSEAPLSMSGQGEAINIDGTKPGAGAMPLPATDAGQIPAAGKTGSIGGSTGGCAVSGTGCPLAQVPASVWKDLLHRPFRKRHPIIFWGLILLLFAGIGLFGAAIGSNGLVGGQRMALVSVSGPIMDAESTLEWIRKVERDPSVAGVLLRVDSPGGGAAASQELYNALTSLAQKKPVAVSMGSLAASGGLMVSMAGTRVFANASTVTGSIGVRMDIPQLQGLMGKIGVGQETITTAPFKDAGSYMRPLSPDQREYFKKVLDDMHQQFVDIVAQGRHMEHGRAAALANGKIFTGREAVQLGLVDELGGQESALAWLSAQCGVPVERKLLSRPKEGNWLPRGLKTMLGIDLSALGSLSVNEPVFLYQF, from the coding sequence ATGAGCAATCAAGATTTTTCCCTGAATTCCGAAGCCCCCCTCTCTATGTCTGGTCAGGGCGAGGCCATAAACATTGACGGCACCAAACCTGGAGCCGGGGCAATGCCCCTGCCCGCGACCGATGCCGGGCAGATACCCGCAGCCGGCAAAACAGGCAGCATTGGCGGCAGCACCGGGGGCTGTGCCGTGTCGGGCACCGGCTGCCCGCTGGCGCAGGTACCCGCCAGCGTGTGGAAGGACCTTTTGCATCGTCCTTTCCGCAAGCGTCATCCCATAATTTTCTGGGGTCTTATTCTGTTGCTGTTTGCAGGCATTGGCCTGTTTGGGGCCGCCATTGGCAGCAACGGGCTTGTGGGTGGCCAGCGCATGGCCCTTGTGTCTGTTTCTGGCCCCATCATGGATGCGGAGTCTACCCTGGAATGGATACGCAAGGTGGAGCGCGACCCCTCGGTGGCGGGTGTGCTGCTGCGGGTCGATTCGCCCGGCGGCGGCGCTGCGGCCTCGCAGGAACTGTACAATGCCCTCACGTCGCTGGCACAAAAAAAGCCCGTGGCTGTAAGCATGGGCTCGCTGGCCGCTTCGGGCGGGCTGATGGTGAGCATGGCGGGCACACGCGTGTTTGCCAATGCCTCCACGGTAACGGGCTCCATCGGTGTGCGCATGGATATTCCGCAGTTGCAGGGACTTATGGGCAAGATCGGCGTGGGGCAGGAAACCATAACCACCGCGCCCTTTAAGGATGCCGGTTCGTACATGCGGCCCCTGAGCCCCGACCAGCGCGAATACTTTAAAAAAGTGCTCGACGACATGCACCAGCAGTTTGTGGATATCGTAGCCCAGGGCCGCCACATGGAGCATGGGCGTGCGGCTGCGCTGGCCAATGGCAAGATATTTACCGGGCGTGAGGCCGTGCAGCTGGGGCTGGTTGACGAGCTTGGCGGGCAGGAATCGGCCCTTGCCTGGCTTTCGGCCCAATGCGGCGTACCTGTGGAGCGCAAGCTTCTCTCGCGCCCCAAGGAAGGCAACTGGCTGCCACGCGGGCTCAAAACCATGCTTGGCATTGATTTGAGCGCCCTTGGCAGCCTGAGTGTCAACGAGCCGGTATTTCTCTACCAGTTCTAG
- a CDS encoding glycosyltransferase family 2 protein, with translation MLLNAVLCVWNEEDVIAATVRHAFAQGCSNVFIVDNASEDGTVPAAVEAGAVLAASFGSKYFNEDLKVTYLNEVVRRWNAQHTPEQVWWLFADADEFPALDCGLRLVDFLDQLDPAVRGVQGHLYNHWPTHQPYLAAGRHPADFMPLCDGAGGGKLPLLRYDSGHPHLWSIGGAHDVVTHGGVVPVVQNALHIHHFPHRKPETTFARLKKLVFRNDDGTSRTDWHDNFLKQVGANVSQYNSRHAELTQLYSSHLGQALLCASLPYDFKRLVRWYDAYDDAAFAAQPLEQSLCKAVYYFFLEEYDIALCRFNDALDVCDDAETRLRIMVKMAECLAHSSAEEARVLLMPLVRQGSPAVNAYISTCCEYILAGNCAPEVQRDSTATARIGVCQSVFPEGVAQGYAAMAAEIAGNFRIFPS, from the coding sequence ATGCTTCTCAATGCCGTTTTGTGCGTGTGGAACGAGGAGGATGTCATTGCCGCCACGGTCAGGCATGCCTTTGCCCAGGGCTGTTCAAACGTGTTTATTGTGGACAATGCGAGCGAGGACGGTACCGTACCCGCCGCCGTGGAAGCCGGAGCCGTGCTTGCGGCCTCGTTTGGCAGCAAATATTTTAACGAAGACCTCAAGGTCACCTATCTCAACGAAGTGGTGCGTCGCTGGAACGCGCAGCACACCCCGGAACAGGTCTGGTGGCTCTTTGCCGATGCCGACGAATTTCCCGCCCTTGATTGCGGCCTGCGCCTTGTGGATTTTCTTGATCAGCTCGACCCGGCAGTGCGCGGCGTGCAGGGGCATCTGTACAATCACTGGCCCACGCACCAGCCCTATCTGGCCGCCGGACGGCACCCTGCAGATTTCATGCCCCTGTGCGATGGTGCGGGTGGCGGCAAGCTGCCGCTGCTGCGCTACGACAGTGGGCATCCGCACCTGTGGTCCATTGGTGGCGCGCACGATGTGGTGACCCACGGCGGAGTTGTGCCCGTGGTGCAGAACGCCCTGCACATCCACCACTTTCCGCACCGAAAACCGGAGACTACCTTTGCCCGGCTGAAAAAACTCGTTTTTCGCAACGACGACGGCACAAGCCGCACGGACTGGCACGACAATTTTTTAAAGCAGGTGGGAGCCAATGTTTCGCAGTACAATTCCCGCCATGCCGAGCTGACGCAGCTCTACAGCAGTCACCTGGGTCAGGCGCTGCTGTGCGCCTCGCTGCCCTATGATTTCAAAAGGCTTGTGCGCTGGTACGATGCCTACGACGACGCGGCATTTGCCGCGCAGCCGCTTGAGCAGAGCCTTTGCAAGGCTGTGTACTATTTCTTTCTTGAAGAGTATGACATTGCCCTGTGCAGGTTCAACGACGCACTTGATGTGTGCGACGACGCAGAAACCCGCCTGCGCATTATGGTAAAAATGGCAGAATGCCTTGCGCATTCATCTGCGGAAGAAGCACGCGTCTTGTTGATGCCCCTTGTGCGGCAGGGCAGCCCTGCCGTGAATGCATACATCAGTACCTGCTGCGAGTATATTCTCGCCGGGAACTGTGCACCAGAAGTGCAACGCGACAGTACGGCAACCGCCAGAATCGGGGTGTGCCAAAGCGTGTTTCCCGAGGGCGTGGCCCAGGGGTACGCCGCCATGGCCGCAGAAATCGCCGGCAACTTCCGCATATTCCCTTCCTGA
- a CDS encoding cupin domain-containing protein gives MPPVRTIGSRIRGFREEREVDLQTLSQNTGLSEDYLEKLESDAIYPCIGPLQKVARALGVRLGTFLDDQFSRDPVVNSINSEAEADEALHTGRVPRPSYTYHALAKGKNDRNMEPFHIRIFPDSGERKTTSHQGEEFICVLKGELLVVYGRETRVLKPGETIYYNSIVPHYVGAAGDEPVEFLAVTYNP, from the coding sequence ATGCCCCCCGTGCGTACCATTGGTTCTCGCATCCGTGGATTTCGCGAAGAGCGTGAAGTGGATCTGCAAACCCTTTCCCAGAATACGGGCCTTTCAGAAGACTATCTTGAAAAGCTGGAATCAGACGCGATCTACCCCTGTATCGGACCCCTGCAAAAGGTGGCCCGCGCCCTCGGCGTGCGTCTTGGTACGTTTCTGGACGACCAGTTTTCGCGTGATCCTGTGGTGAACAGCATCAATTCCGAGGCAGAAGCCGACGAAGCGCTGCACACGGGTCGCGTGCCCCGCCCCAGCTATACCTATCATGCGCTGGCCAAGGGCAAGAACGACCGCAACATGGAGCCCTTCCACATCCGCATCTTCCCCGACAGCGGCGAGCGCAAGACCACCTCGCACCAGGGCGAGGAATTTATCTGTGTGCTCAAGGGTGAGCTGCTTGTGGTGTACGGGCGCGAAACCCGTGTGCTCAAACCCGGCGAAACCATTTATTACAATTCCATCGTGCCGCACTATGTGGGTGCGGCGGGCGACGAGCCCGTGGAATTTCTGGCCGTGACATACAATCCTTAA